One genomic region from Thermococcus sp. encodes:
- a CDS encoding HypC/HybG/HupF family hydrogenase formation chaperone, translating into MCLATIAKVLEVDKKKGTAWVDFGGVKREARIDLMPDVKPGEYVLIHTGFIIERVDEETAKEILNAWDEVFKLEDKAIGGYYYPGD; encoded by the coding sequence ATGTGTCTTGCAACTATTGCGAAGGTTTTGGAAGTGGATAAGAAGAAGGGAACCGCATGGGTGGACTTCGGAGGCGTGAAACGAGAAGCGCGCATAGACCTCATGCCAGACGTAAAGCCTGGGGAATACGTCCTCATACACACGGGTTTCATAATCGAGCGCGTTGATGAAGAAACTGCGAAGGAGATACTTAACGCGTGGGATGAAGTGTTCAAGCTTGAGGACAAGGCTATAGGGGGCTACTACTATCCGGGTGATTAA
- a CDS encoding HypC/HybG/HupF family hydrogenase formation chaperone, with protein MALMLAGRVVEVRGNKAVVDVDGELREAKLDFVKDVKPGDYVTIYYGIILEKVSKDEAEETLARCSYHRSKKLTLSFTVSNRRF; from the coding sequence ATGGCCCTGATGCTCGCTGGAAGGGTCGTTGAGGTTAGGGGGAACAAAGCAGTTGTTGATGTTGACGGTGAGCTCAGAGAGGCAAAGCTTGACTTTGTAAAAGACGTCAAGCCCGGTGACTACGTGACGATTTACTACGGTATTATTCTTGAGAAGGTCAGCAAAGACGAGGCGGAGGAAACCCTTGCGAGGTGCTCGTATCACCGCTCTAAAAAGCTCACGCTGTCCTTTACGGTTTCAAACCGTAGGTTTTAG
- a CDS encoding DUF302 domain-containing protein — protein sequence MAMEEIMKQIVKGVKSKYGFEETVERLKKKTEELGWTVIGEYDFREKVGIPFAIIEVCNKEFATKAISKPENRWISAMMPCKFSIIEMPDGIYVFGMNMGLFAKMISGELGELLSEVSEIDEKIISTVL from the coding sequence ATGGCCATGGAGGAAATTATGAAGCAGATAGTGAAAGGCGTCAAAAGCAAGTATGGGTTTGAGGAGACTGTTGAGAGACTAAAGAAAAAGACGGAGGAACTCGGTTGGACAGTCATAGGAGAGTATGACTTCAGGGAAAAAGTTGGAATTCCTTTTGCTATTATAGAAGTTTGTAACAAAGAGTTTGCTACAAAGGCCATTAGCAAACCTGAGAATAGGTGGATTTCAGCAATGATGCCTTGTAAGTTCTCTATTATAGAAATGCCTGATGGGATATATGTATTTGGTATGAACATGGGACTATTTGCTAAAATGATTTCCGGCGAGCTGGGAGAACTTCTTTCGGAAGTCTCAGAGATTGATGAGAAAATAATTTCGACTGTTCTCTGA
- a CDS encoding TetR/AcrR family transcriptional regulator, protein MGMATKSPGKTREKLVRSAMELFAKKGFDKTTVDEIVARAGVAKGTFYLYFKSKDDLIKELAFEVMPIMAMPSLNDPYITVSFPTLESYLLQLGREFLDFYSESYRAEIFFHMLSVRERMKSVNEIYRQACSELLREGARRVTAYVKVGFEDALIAFQVFIASLMHYLHARECIGLSGEQYLRRAVRVVLNHLRLSVSV, encoded by the coding sequence ATGGGCATGGCAACAAAGTCGCCCGGTAAAACTAGGGAAAAACTTGTTAGGTCTGCGATGGAACTCTTCGCCAAGAAAGGATTCGATAAGACCACGGTAGATGAGATTGTAGCCCGGGCAGGCGTTGCCAAGGGGACATTTTACCTCTACTTCAAGAGCAAGGACGACCTCATAAAGGAGCTCGCCTTCGAAGTTATGCCCATAATGGCCATGCCCTCCCTTAACGACCCCTATATAACCGTTTCTTTTCCCACCCTGGAGAGCTACCTCCTCCAGCTCGGGAGGGAGTTTTTGGATTTCTACTCCGAGAGCTACCGTGCTGAGATTTTCTTTCACATGCTGTCAGTCAGGGAGAGGATGAAAAGTGTAAATGAAATCTACAGGCAGGCGTGCTCCGAGCTATTGAGAGAAGGGGCAAGAAGGGTTACGGCCTACGTTAAGGTGGGCTTTGAGGACGCCCTGATAGCATTTCAGGTCTTCATAGCGTCTCTCATGCACTACCTCCATGCTAGGGAGTGTATAGGTCTTTCCGGTGAGCAATACCTGAGGAGGGCCGTTAGGGTTGTTCTGAACCATCTTCGCCTTTCAGTTAGTGTATAG
- the fdhF gene encoding formate dehydrogenase subunit alpha yields MAEKLVPVVCPWCSVGCRFYAVSVNGYIRRIEFDYDHPTIANRGKLCPKGVASYQFINSPKRLKKPLKRVGEKGEGKFEEISWEEAYRIIAEKIKEIKETYGPEAIAFLGSEKITLEENYLVHKLSKAIGTNHLDFPGRYCQYSNSPARTAVFGSAAATNPFEDVAKAELIVIWGHNPAETAPVFFGQYVEKAILDNGAEMVVIDPRSTRGHKYASLHLRPYPGTDLAIALAMLNVVISEELYDKEFVQERTVGFEELKEAVKDYTPEWAEKISGVPAEDIKKVARLIASKRTAFLVNEGINQHVNGFELALAIANLIAITGNIGKEGVWSGVFPGAQCGFCAAMSGIAPNKLPTGKLVTDEAARTELERLWGFKIPDWVGLDLTNMVREIGKKIRMMYIVGGNIAKSMPNSSWVREQLKKLDFLVVQDIFLTETAKYADIVLPAAAWFEKTGTAISAERRVQRSYKAAEAPGEAKPDWLIIVELAKELGLGEYFKYEHPDEILREINSVIPVFKGATPEYLAEHPEGCFFPCSEPGEGTKVLFKKGFKTPDGKAHLQPVKWREPPEMPDEEYPLWLTNFRLVGHWHTLTMSGESPSLEKRWPEEYVMINPKDAEKYGIKNGDLVKVETRRGSVLVRAEVTEHVREGVIAMPWHWQANFLTLDEIHEKTKMAELKAVAARIRKVEE; encoded by the coding sequence ATGGCCGAGAAACTTGTGCCGGTAGTATGCCCCTGGTGTTCCGTCGGCTGTCGCTTTTACGCGGTCAGCGTGAACGGCTACATAAGGAGGATAGAATTCGACTACGACCACCCAACGATTGCAAACAGAGGAAAGCTCTGTCCCAAGGGAGTTGCCTCCTACCAGTTCATTAACAGCCCTAAGAGGCTCAAGAAGCCACTCAAGCGCGTCGGTGAGAAAGGCGAGGGGAAGTTCGAAGAAATAAGCTGGGAAGAGGCCTACAGGATAATCGCGGAGAAGATAAAGGAGATAAAGGAAACCTACGGACCGGAGGCAATAGCTTTTCTGGGAAGTGAGAAGATAACCCTCGAGGAGAACTACCTCGTCCACAAGCTCTCCAAGGCCATAGGAACCAACCACCTCGACTTCCCGGGAAGGTACTGTCAGTACTCCAACAGCCCTGCAAGAACTGCCGTCTTCGGAAGTGCCGCGGCAACGAACCCCTTTGAGGACGTCGCCAAGGCCGAGCTGATTGTCATCTGGGGCCACAATCCTGCTGAAACCGCCCCGGTTTTCTTCGGTCAGTACGTTGAGAAGGCCATCCTTGACAACGGTGCCGAGATGGTTGTGATTGACCCGCGCTCAACGAGGGGACACAAGTATGCCTCGCTCCACCTGAGACCATACCCGGGAACAGACCTTGCGATAGCCCTGGCGATGCTCAACGTCGTAATCAGCGAGGAGCTCTACGACAAGGAGTTCGTTCAGGAGAGAACCGTTGGCTTCGAAGAGCTGAAGGAGGCCGTCAAGGACTACACCCCCGAGTGGGCCGAGAAGATAAGCGGCGTCCCGGCTGAGGACATAAAGAAGGTCGCCAGACTAATAGCGAGCAAGAGGACGGCCTTCCTCGTAAACGAGGGTATCAATCAGCACGTTAACGGATTTGAGCTTGCCTTGGCTATAGCCAACCTCATAGCGATAACAGGCAACATCGGCAAGGAGGGCGTCTGGAGCGGTGTCTTCCCGGGAGCACAGTGTGGCTTCTGTGCCGCTATGAGTGGAATAGCTCCTAACAAGCTCCCGACAGGAAAGCTCGTTACCGACGAAGCCGCTAGGACCGAGCTTGAGAGACTCTGGGGCTTCAAGATACCCGACTGGGTCGGTCTCGATCTGACCAACATGGTTAGGGAAATCGGGAAGAAGATTAGGATGATGTACATTGTCGGTGGCAACATAGCAAAGTCAATGCCCAACAGCTCGTGGGTAAGGGAACAGCTCAAGAAGCTCGACTTCCTTGTTGTGCAGGACATATTCCTCACCGAGACGGCCAAGTATGCTGACATCGTCCTCCCGGCCGCGGCATGGTTTGAAAAGACCGGGACGGCAATAAGCGCCGAGAGGCGCGTCCAGAGGAGCTACAAGGCCGCCGAAGCCCCCGGTGAGGCAAAGCCCGACTGGCTGATTATAGTTGAGCTCGCCAAGGAGCTCGGTCTCGGTGAGTACTTCAAGTACGAGCACCCGGACGAGATTCTGAGAGAGATAAACAGCGTTATTCCTGTGTTCAAGGGTGCAACGCCGGAGTACCTCGCAGAACACCCCGAGGGATGCTTCTTCCCGTGCAGTGAGCCGGGTGAGGGAACGAAAGTTCTCTTCAAGAAGGGCTTCAAGACACCTGACGGAAAGGCCCACCTCCAGCCAGTCAAATGGCGTGAGCCACCGGAGATGCCTGACGAGGAATACCCGCTCTGGCTTACCAACTTCAGGCTCGTCGGCCACTGGCACACCCTGACTATGAGCGGTGAGAGCCCGAGCCTTGAGAAACGCTGGCCAGAGGAGTACGTCATGATTAACCCGAAGGACGCCGAGAAGTACGGCATAAAGAACGGTGACCTCGTCAAGGTCGAGACGAGGCGCGGAAGCGTTCTCGTTCGGGCAGAGGTTACCGAGCACGTCAGGGAGGGCGTTATAGCGATGCCCTGGCACTGGCAAGCCAACTTCCTGACTCTTGATGAGATACACGAGAAGACCAAGATGGCCGAGCTGAAGGCTGTTGCGGCCAGGATTAGGAAGGTGGAGGAGTGA
- a CDS encoding 4Fe-4S dicluster domain-containing protein → MSKKIFLDYKRCIGCKACEVACEMTHGEARIKVFEFPDLFTVPFNCRHCEKAPCMNVCPTGALFRDEDGAVAFDPLKCIGCLMCAVACPFGIPKLDEENKIMDKCDLCADRRAEGLLPACVSACPTEALKFGEINEILWNREGKIVANLKSSAEKGEGEKAYIVL, encoded by the coding sequence ATGAGCAAGAAGATTTTCCTTGACTATAAGCGCTGTATCGGATGTAAGGCCTGTGAAGTGGCCTGTGAAATGACCCACGGTGAGGCAAGAATAAAGGTCTTCGAGTTCCCCGACCTCTTCACTGTCCCCTTCAACTGCCGCCACTGTGAGAAGGCACCGTGTATGAACGTCTGTCCGACCGGAGCTCTCTTCAGGGACGAGGATGGAGCCGTTGCCTTCGACCCGCTCAAGTGTATCGGCTGTCTCATGTGTGCCGTTGCTTGTCCCTTTGGAATTCCGAAGCTCGACGAGGAGAACAAGATTATGGACAAGTGTGATCTCTGTGCCGACAGGAGAGCTGAGGGCCTTCTCCCGGCGTGTGTATCAGCATGCCCAACCGAGGCCCTTAAGTTCGGCGAGATAAACGAAATCCTCTGGAACAGAGAAGGGAAGATAGTCGCCAACCTGAAGAGCTCTGCCGAGAAGGGAGAGGGCGAGAAGGCCTACATCGTCCTCTGA
- a CDS encoding proton-conducting transporter membrane subunit produces MIELVLISALLPFLLLALWKLEGKTADIISGSILGISLILNGIAVYDFFSNGSEKVYHTTYVVTTNLGEVFGVTFDTASALMGIVSILIAFLMVIYASRFLESNRGKFYALFGLLTGASMVFIYSINLVQFAIALELMAIAMLCLVELGGAKMDALKAFLVLNVGVFLILGAVLVLGNGQDLTKTTYDSTAFLLLIFAAFMMSSQFPFYSWLPDSTASPIPASAYVHSASVVPLGAYMLFRVIQYMKPNDQYFWLLGSLTVALIILMMIYYPLQRDAKRLIAYSTIAQTGVAYITLAYALLGHVAGIQIALYQVVNHAVVKALAFASVGGLAIAYGTTDLKLIKGMRKSVPWTSIAWFMSFLGLAGVLPLGLFFSKAFTIMSTRHAKGIASWLFPGVVLIDAAIFLIVVLLWFKETFFGEGEAKSEPKVLVAVFIALIIVGIIMPWVSLDVVMKISFAG; encoded by the coding sequence ATGATTGAACTGGTGTTGATTTCAGCGCTCCTCCCGTTCCTGCTCCTGGCACTCTGGAAGCTCGAGGGAAAGACTGCTGACATCATATCGGGCTCAATACTCGGTATCTCACTTATCCTCAATGGAATCGCTGTCTACGATTTCTTCTCAAACGGTTCTGAAAAGGTCTATCACACGACCTACGTTGTAACGACCAACCTTGGGGAGGTCTTTGGGGTAACCTTTGATACGGCCTCGGCACTTATGGGAATAGTTTCAATACTCATAGCGTTTCTCATGGTGATTTACGCAAGCAGGTTCCTTGAGTCAAACAGGGGGAAGTTCTACGCACTCTTTGGCCTCCTGACTGGTGCGAGCATGGTCTTTATCTATTCAATCAACCTCGTCCAGTTTGCCATAGCCCTCGAGCTGATGGCCATTGCGATGCTCTGCCTCGTCGAGCTGGGCGGTGCAAAGATGGATGCCCTCAAGGCCTTTCTCGTTCTTAACGTTGGTGTTTTCCTCATACTCGGTGCAGTTCTTGTTCTCGGGAACGGTCAGGACCTCACGAAGACCACTTATGACAGCACAGCATTTCTCCTGCTGATTTTCGCGGCATTCATGATGAGCTCCCAGTTCCCGTTCTATTCATGGCTTCCCGACTCAACCGCTTCCCCGATTCCAGCGAGTGCCTACGTCCATTCGGCTTCGGTAGTTCCGCTCGGTGCTTATATGCTCTTTAGGGTTATCCAGTACATGAAACCGAACGACCAGTACTTCTGGCTCCTTGGGAGTCTGACCGTTGCCCTGATAATCCTAATGATGATTTACTACCCGCTCCAGCGCGATGCCAAGAGATTGATAGCTTATTCAACCATAGCACAGACGGGCGTTGCCTACATAACCCTTGCTTACGCCCTACTCGGCCACGTTGCTGGGATACAGATAGCCCTCTACCAGGTCGTCAACCACGCCGTTGTTAAAGCGCTCGCCTTCGCCTCCGTTGGAGGTCTTGCGATTGCATACGGTACAACTGACCTCAAGCTCATCAAAGGAATGAGAAAAAGCGTCCCGTGGACGAGCATAGCCTGGTTCATGAGCTTCCTCGGTTTGGCTGGCGTTCTTCCGCTCGGTCTGTTCTTCAGCAAGGCCTTCACCATAATGAGCACCAGACATGCAAAGGGCATAGCTTCGTGGCTCTTCCCGGGCGTTGTCCTCATTGACGCGGCCATATTCCTCATAGTGGTTCTCCTGTGGTTCAAGGAGACTTTCTTCGGAGAGGGAGAGGCCAAGAGTGAACCAAAGGTCCTCGTTGCAGTCTTCATAGCTCTCATAATCGTCGGCATAATAATGCCATGGGTGAGCCTCGACGTTGTGATGAAGATAAGCTTCGCGGGGTGA
- a CDS encoding proton-conducting transporter membrane subunit gives MILEYAIGAFILGGLVGLIRDYKATVKASSFMAFLGSLALLWQVYYVYTNGPVTGSLFGIPVRIDNLSIVFLLIIGLVGVASSLFAINYMEMFENVGKGWVYAVAYNTFLASMALVVTVDSMEYFVMSWELMTLSSFILVFFSEKLRDVDASVKYYITMHFLDTIPLFLALGTAYSLVGSFDKLTFENIANAMANAPFHTKAVFGGLLMIAFMTKSGMIPFQFWVAETYRAAPTSVSAVMAGAMEKVALYGLIALIWRIVGTSYSLGLFVAVIGAITLTVGTLYALRETNAKRLLAYHSIGQMGYIWLGIGIGMALIPKGGFLAAVGALGAFAGLFHALNHAIFKASLFLSAGAVEYRTGTVDLDELGGLGKTMKVTALAALFASLAISGVPPFNGFLSKWLIYVSGYYSHSYVLALGAVLAAFISAATLASFVKFYGTQFGGKMKRYDVEEAPAGMLAGQWILAGLTLLIGVFPGTVTGILNVFNAPIDTNLYKIGFKSVFFSPVLFVIVLGILTFGLYLVFKPEYKEAKPWDCGSTQIDEDEYRINAEGYYIKYEEKIGSFYRLGDWFYSVGAGIIHYIVRAYLWMASYFTKIVDTPYTKVESLDDLREREIMHIDEEVFKPLIRFLNIARDVLPGIRLGTFIVIALIVVGAIVGLLIAM, from the coding sequence ATGATACTTGAATACGCGATTGGAGCTTTCATCCTCGGTGGCCTCGTCGGTCTGATTAGGGACTACAAGGCTACCGTTAAGGCCTCAAGCTTCATGGCTTTCCTCGGTTCGCTGGCACTCCTCTGGCAGGTTTACTACGTCTACACAAACGGTCCAGTTACTGGAAGCCTCTTTGGAATCCCCGTCAGGATTGACAATCTCTCGATAGTCTTCCTGCTCATAATAGGCCTTGTCGGTGTTGCATCATCCCTCTTTGCAATCAACTACATGGAGATGTTTGAAAACGTCGGCAAGGGCTGGGTCTATGCCGTCGCATACAACACCTTCTTGGCGAGTATGGCCCTTGTTGTTACCGTTGACAGCATGGAGTACTTCGTGATGAGCTGGGAACTCATGACACTCAGCTCCTTCATACTCGTCTTCTTCAGCGAAAAGCTCAGGGACGTTGATGCGAGCGTTAAGTACTACATCACCATGCACTTCCTCGACACAATACCGCTCTTCCTCGCCCTTGGAACAGCCTATTCGCTCGTCGGAAGCTTCGATAAGCTGACCTTTGAGAACATAGCGAACGCGATGGCAAACGCTCCCTTCCACACCAAGGCGGTTTTCGGTGGCCTGCTCATGATAGCCTTCATGACGAAGTCAGGCATGATACCCTTCCAGTTCTGGGTTGCCGAGACCTACCGCGCGGCACCAACCAGCGTTTCCGCGGTCATGGCCGGAGCAATGGAGAAGGTTGCCCTCTACGGCCTCATAGCCCTAATCTGGAGAATCGTTGGAACGAGCTACTCACTCGGGCTCTTCGTTGCCGTGATAGGTGCTATAACCCTCACCGTTGGAACCCTCTATGCCCTCCGCGAGACGAACGCCAAGAGGCTACTCGCCTACCACTCGATAGGTCAGATGGGCTATATCTGGCTCGGCATCGGAATAGGCATGGCCCTCATTCCAAAGGGAGGATTCCTCGCTGCGGTTGGAGCCCTCGGTGCCTTTGCGGGACTCTTCCACGCCCTCAACCACGCGATTTTCAAGGCCTCACTCTTCCTCTCGGCTGGAGCCGTCGAGTACAGGACGGGAACGGTGGACCTTGACGAACTCGGTGGCCTTGGTAAGACCATGAAGGTAACGGCCCTCGCGGCGCTCTTCGCTTCCCTCGCGATAAGCGGTGTCCCGCCTTTCAACGGATTCCTGAGCAAGTGGCTTATCTACGTTTCCGGTTACTACTCCCACAGCTACGTCCTTGCCCTTGGAGCCGTCTTGGCCGCTTTCATAAGCGCGGCGACGCTCGCTTCCTTCGTCAAGTTCTATGGAACTCAGTTCGGCGGTAAGATGAAGCGCTACGATGTTGAGGAGGCCCCAGCCGGAATGCTCGCCGGCCAGTGGATTCTCGCCGGTTTAACGCTCCTCATAGGTGTCTTCCCGGGAACCGTGACCGGAATACTCAACGTCTTCAACGCCCCGATAGATACGAACCTCTACAAGATTGGCTTTAAGTCGGTGTTCTTCTCCCCGGTGCTCTTCGTGATAGTGCTCGGAATCCTGACCTTTGGGCTCTACCTCGTCTTCAAGCCGGAGTACAAGGAAGCCAAGCCATGGGACTGCGGTTCGACCCAGATAGACGAGGACGAGTACAGGATAAACGCCGAGGGTTACTACATCAAGTACGAGGAGAAGATTGGCTCGTTCTACCGCCTCGGTGACTGGTTCTACAGCGTTGGCGCTGGAATAATACACTACATTGTCAGGGCATACCTCTGGATGGCCAGCTACTTCACGAAGATAGTGGACACACCGTACACAAAGGTTGAGAGCCTCGACGACCTCCGCGAAAGGGAAATCATGCACATCGACGAGGAGGTCTTCAAGCCACTCATAAGGTTCCTCAACATAGCCAGGGACGTTCTGCCGGGGATAAGGCTCGGAACCTTCATAGTCATAGCCCTGATTGTTGTCGGGGCCATCGTGGGACTGCTGATAGCCATGTGA
- a CDS encoding respiratory chain complex I subunit 1 family protein produces the protein MKMETTAKLAFSFIGVLLTFLLPPYLDGIARRVKARLQYRRGPPLMQTWYDLNKLFNLPSVKPTKSALFTWAPFLALASAVIGALLLPYGNVVPINVGFNLVVFFYVILMVSVFLMLAGLSVQNAFSHLGSAREMQIILTVEPLIAILYGVLAYNAGSLNIADIIANLHLTPSLVMTYVLLAYALYVESGFVPFDIAEAEQEVIGGPLSEYSGRLLGVFYYAIYIKRFALLWFFVSLLVLPWVGPINTTLKAAEVLAVQFLLTIALYPVIASLEATNARLRIDHVVKMNTRAFFAGVIILAMAFMGW, from the coding sequence ATGAAAATGGAGACGACGGCCAAGCTTGCCTTCAGCTTTATCGGAGTGCTCCTGACTTTCCTCCTGCCCCCTTACCTTGATGGAATAGCCAGAAGGGTAAAGGCGAGGCTCCAGTACAGGCGCGGGCCACCGCTTATGCAGACGTGGTACGACCTCAACAAGCTCTTCAACCTTCCATCGGTCAAGCCGACAAAGAGCGCCCTCTTCACATGGGCGCCTTTCCTGGCCCTGGCCTCTGCAGTAATCGGAGCCCTACTCCTTCCCTACGGTAACGTCGTGCCGATAAACGTGGGATTCAACCTAGTCGTGTTCTTCTACGTAATCCTGATGGTCAGCGTATTCCTGATGCTCGCGGGACTGAGCGTCCAGAACGCATTCAGCCACCTCGGTTCGGCAAGAGAGATGCAGATAATCCTCACTGTTGAGCCACTCATTGCGATACTCTACGGAGTCTTGGCCTACAACGCCGGTTCCCTCAACATAGCGGACATCATAGCCAACCTCCACCTGACGCCTTCACTCGTGATGACCTACGTCCTCCTGGCTTACGCCCTCTACGTCGAGAGCGGCTTCGTGCCCTTCGACATAGCCGAGGCGGAGCAGGAGGTTATCGGCGGTCCCCTCAGCGAGTACAGCGGAAGGCTCCTCGGAGTCTTCTACTACGCCATCTACATCAAGCGCTTCGCACTGCTGTGGTTCTTCGTCAGCCTGCTCGTCCTCCCGTGGGTGGGCCCGATAAACACAACTCTCAAAGCGGCCGAGGTGCTCGCGGTACAGTTCCTGCTGACGATAGCTTTATACCCTGTTATAGCCTCACTTGAAGCCACGAACGCAAGGCTCAGAATTGACCACGTGGTTAAGATGAACACGAGGGCGTTCTTCGCCGGTGTGATTATACTCGCAATGGCATTCATGGGGTGGTGA
- a CDS encoding hydrogenase large subunit: MVTTKDLEAHFEFECRACEKGQCRKADVNVILSERKGLKEFYEAFKEHIRECKRMTYGQYQFVIDREVLPEAVLWWHNHPEFKETHLSTAVGTDERPLNGQFVYMPFLNVQVEFANEPENYYVFLRAYLPADDPSFPSVAQKLPAALWIEREVKDLLGFNPVGHPDPRRLILPEDWPEGLYPLRKDMDYRHSPMAEPKVEFKEKPEGTTLVPMGPAHMGIEEPAHFRLFVKGETIVDVDYRGFYSHRGIEKTGEGRLTYNQVLFLAERICGICGYQHSVSYAMAVERLADVEIPDRARYIRTLLLELERIHNHLLWVGIAAHLVGYDTGFMHAWRIREPVMWLVERLTGNRKQYGMNIVGGVRRDILDYRKEEILKVVKQIREETKKFLDIALNTNTFIKRAEGVGILPYKVAKAYSVLGPTARASGRRIDTRKDQAVKTATAYNEVDFKVPVYKEGDVLARVLVRMDELFESLWIVEQLIDQMPGGDIMVPIGDLPEYEEALGFTEAHRGEVVHYVMTGEKNKVYRWKVRAPTYNNLPAVPEMLKGYHVADAPLIIASIDPCYSCTERVQFVDIETGKVKVLTEAEFNELSIKYKGVF, from the coding sequence ATGGTAACGACAAAGGATTTGGAGGCTCACTTCGAGTTTGAGTGCAGGGCCTGTGAAAAGGGCCAGTGCAGGAAGGCGGACGTTAACGTCATACTCTCTGAGAGAAAGGGTCTGAAGGAGTTTTATGAGGCCTTTAAGGAACACATAAGGGAATGCAAGAGAATGACCTATGGTCAGTACCAGTTCGTCATAGACAGGGAGGTTCTTCCGGAGGCAGTACTCTGGTGGCACAACCACCCAGAGTTCAAGGAGACTCACCTCTCCACTGCTGTGGGAACCGATGAGAGGCCACTCAACGGACAGTTCGTCTACATGCCGTTCCTTAACGTTCAGGTCGAGTTTGCCAACGAGCCCGAGAACTACTATGTGTTCCTCAGGGCATACCTCCCGGCGGACGACCCGAGCTTCCCGAGTGTGGCTCAGAAACTCCCGGCGGCGCTCTGGATAGAGAGGGAGGTCAAGGACTTACTCGGCTTCAACCCTGTTGGTCACCCTGACCCGAGGAGACTGATTCTCCCCGAGGACTGGCCCGAGGGCCTTTACCCCCTCAGAAAGGACATGGACTACAGGCACTCACCGATGGCCGAGCCGAAGGTTGAGTTCAAGGAGAAACCCGAGGGAACAACCCTCGTCCCTATGGGACCGGCTCATATGGGTATCGAGGAGCCGGCCCACTTCAGGCTATTCGTGAAGGGTGAGACCATAGTTGACGTTGACTACCGCGGTTTCTACTCCCACCGTGGAATAGAAAAGACGGGAGAGGGCAGGCTAACCTACAACCAGGTGCTCTTCCTGGCTGAGAGAATATGTGGAATCTGTGGCTACCAGCACTCCGTCAGCTACGCCATGGCCGTTGAGAGGTTAGCCGATGTGGAAATCCCCGACAGGGCGCGCTACATAAGAACACTGCTCCTCGAGCTTGAGAGGATTCACAACCACCTCCTCTGGGTGGGAATAGCCGCGCACCTCGTCGGCTACGATACCGGTTTCATGCACGCGTGGCGTATCAGGGAGCCGGTCATGTGGCTTGTCGAAAGGCTGACCGGAAACAGGAAGCAGTACGGTATGAACATCGTTGGTGGAGTTAGGAGGGACATCCTCGACTACAGAAAAGAGGAGATACTGAAGGTCGTCAAGCAGATACGTGAAGAGACCAAGAAGTTCCTCGACATAGCGCTCAACACCAACACATTCATCAAGCGTGCAGAGGGAGTCGGTATACTGCCCTACAAGGTTGCGAAGGCCTACTCCGTCCTTGGACCGACTGCTCGCGCCAGCGGAAGAAGAATTGACACGAGAAAGGACCAGGCAGTCAAAACCGCCACAGCCTACAACGAGGTCGACTTCAAGGTTCCTGTTTACAAGGAGGGTGACGTTTTAGCTAGAGTCCTCGTAAGAATGGACGAGCTCTTTGAGAGCCTCTGGATAGTGGAGCAACTAATAGACCAGATGCCCGGCGGAGACATAATGGTTCCAATAGGTGATTTACCCGAGTATGAAGAAGCTTTAGGCTTCACAGAGGCCCACCGCGGTGAGGTTGTTCACTACGTCATGACGGGCGAGAAGAACAAGGTCTACCGCTGGAAGGTTCGTGCTCCGACCTACAACAACTTACCGGCAGTTCCAGAGATGCTCAAGGGCTACCACGTTGCCGATGCACCGCTCATCATAGCGAGCATAGACCCGTGCTACTCTTGTACCGAGAGGGTTCAGTTCGTTGACATCGAAACAGGTAAGGTGAAGGTTCTTACCGAGGCGGAGTTCAACGAGCTGTCAATCAAGTATAAGGGGGTGTTCTGA